A portion of the Paenibacillus marchantiae genome contains these proteins:
- the cobU gene encoding bifunctional adenosylcobinamide kinase/adenosylcobinamide-phosphate guanylyltransferase, whose product MSVLVTGGARSGKSSFAERLCMQRSSEAWYVATAQAYDDEMRERIRLHQSQRDEAGYLWHTVEEPLALPELITRMGESHTGTSAPTVLVDCLTLWLSNVLLAHEHEPVQVLYDHMDALVAAIQSYPGLLVLVTNEVGDGIVPEYALGRRYRDLAGILNQRIAAVCREVFLVTVGIAIELKSREYRL is encoded by the coding sequence ATGAGTGTACTCGTGACAGGCGGGGCGCGAAGTGGCAAAAGTTCGTTTGCCGAGCGTCTCTGTATGCAGCGATCCTCTGAGGCTTGGTATGTCGCTACGGCTCAAGCTTATGATGACGAGATGCGCGAGCGTATACGCCTGCATCAGAGCCAGCGGGATGAAGCAGGATATCTATGGCATACGGTGGAGGAACCGCTGGCATTGCCTGAGTTAATTACACGAATGGGAGAGTCCCATACAGGTACGTCTGCACCGACCGTTCTGGTCGATTGTCTGACACTGTGGCTCAGCAATGTGCTGTTAGCGCATGAACATGAACCGGTGCAGGTGCTGTACGATCATATGGATGCGCTGGTAGCGGCCATCCAGTCGTACCCGGGTCTGCTCGTGCTTGTCACCAATGAAGTAGGGGACGGTATTGTGCCGGAGTATGCGCTGGGCAGAAGATATCGGGATCTGGCGGGCATTCTCAATCAGCGGATTGCCGCGGTTTGCCGCGAAGTGTTTCTGGTGACAGTGGGCATTGCGATTGAGCTGAAAAGCAGGGAGTATCGTTTATGA
- a CDS encoding FecCD family ABC transporter permease, with protein sequence MSKKLAVYGTAGIVLLVLTVLICTGIGSVALPVRDIAGILLHRIPWLGDWIVPDWNTAAEQIIWKVRFPRVLLAVLVGASLAIAGTGFQGVLRNPLADPFTLGVSSGASVGAAFLIFFGLQYALIGIWTLPLVAFLTGVVTLWFVLALAREGRKIPTHSLILAGVVMQSFLGAVVSFLSTMSKQTINEIIYWTMGSLALRGWSYTAILFPYFVLGLIFLWSRARSLNVLALGERQAAHIGVKVDGLKLSVLAVGTLLTAGAVSVSGVIGFVGLVIPHILRLIVGPDYRLLVPLSAIGGAIFMVWADTIARSLLAPTEIPLGVVTAFVGAPFFAYLLHRNKKLRKGMMP encoded by the coding sequence ATGAGTAAAAAGCTGGCAGTGTACGGAACGGCCGGAATTGTGCTGCTTGTGTTAACCGTGCTCATCTGCACGGGCATCGGTTCGGTTGCCCTGCCTGTCCGGGACATTGCGGGCATCTTGCTTCATCGCATCCCCTGGCTGGGCGACTGGATTGTTCCTGACTGGAATACAGCAGCAGAACAGATTATATGGAAGGTCAGATTCCCACGTGTACTGCTTGCCGTGCTTGTAGGTGCATCGCTGGCGATTGCCGGAACTGGATTCCAGGGGGTTCTTCGTAACCCTCTGGCTGATCCGTTTACCCTGGGCGTATCGTCCGGTGCATCGGTAGGTGCGGCTTTTCTGATTTTTTTCGGATTGCAGTATGCACTGATTGGGATCTGGACTCTGCCACTGGTCGCGTTTCTGACGGGAGTAGTTACATTGTGGTTTGTGCTGGCCCTCGCTCGTGAGGGACGCAAAATACCGACACACAGCCTCATTCTGGCTGGCGTGGTCATGCAAAGTTTTCTGGGAGCCGTAGTCTCCTTCCTGTCGACCATGTCGAAGCAGACAATCAATGAAATTATATACTGGACGATGGGAAGTCTGGCACTGCGTGGGTGGTCGTATACGGCCATCCTTTTCCCGTATTTTGTGCTGGGGCTGATTTTCCTCTGGAGCCGTGCGCGTTCGTTGAATGTGCTTGCCTTGGGGGAACGACAGGCTGCTCATATCGGGGTTAAGGTGGATGGATTGAAGCTGTCGGTGTTAGCTGTGGGTACGCTGCTTACGGCAGGCGCTGTCTCCGTATCGGGCGTGATTGGCTTCGTCGGATTGGTCATTCCGCATATTCTTCGGCTCATCGTCGGACCTGATTATCGATTGCTGGTGCCTTTGTCCGCGATTGGGGGAGCCATCTTCATGGTCTGGGCAGATACGATTGCACGCTCATTGCTGGCCCCAACCGAAATTCCGCTGGGTGTGGTTACGGCTTTCGTTGGAGCGCCATTCTTCGCGTATCTGCTACACCGGAACAAAAAGTTGCGGAAGGGGATGATGCCATGA
- a CDS encoding histidine phosphatase family protein — protein sequence MEIEAGHGGMQSRDIMLIRHGTTAWNLEKRYLGHTDIGLLPEAKQELSSLREQCSDITCDALYCSDMLRCQQTLSHIASSQMGQAKLDARLREIDFGQWEGLTYDQLKDNSQYRDWIDAPHEVTPPSGEPWTAFAARIDSFMEECLMSFSPILHSRSINVPKVAVITHGGVIRYIVSRLIPNQDFWDTQVVPGQAIKIRLAGDGDSWVGTRLTFP from the coding sequence ATGGAGATAGAAGCTGGACATGGTGGCATGCAAAGCCGCGATATTATGTTGATACGTCATGGTACAACGGCGTGGAACTTGGAAAAAAGGTATCTTGGGCATACTGACATCGGACTGTTGCCTGAGGCAAAGCAGGAGCTATCTTCGCTGCGTGAGCAGTGTAGCGATATCACATGCGACGCCTTGTATTGCAGTGATATGCTGCGTTGTCAGCAGACACTTTCACACATTGCATCGTCCCAAATGGGACAGGCCAAGCTTGATGCCCGACTAAGGGAGATCGACTTTGGTCAGTGGGAGGGGTTGACCTACGATCAGCTCAAGGACAATTCGCAGTACCGAGACTGGATCGATGCGCCGCATGAGGTAACGCCACCGAGTGGCGAGCCTTGGACAGCATTTGCAGCGCGGATTGATTCATTTATGGAAGAGTGTCTGATGTCCTTTTCACCAATACTGCACTCTCGCAGCATAAACGTGCCAAAAGTAGCCGTGATTACGCATGGCGGTGTTATTCGTTATATTGTGTCACGTCTCATTCCGAATCAAGATTTCTGGGATACGCAGGTAGTACCAGGACAAGCGATAAAGATCCGGCTGGCTGGCGATGGGGATAGCTGGGTTGGAACCAGATTGACTTTTCCGTAA
- the cobS gene encoding adenosylcobinamide-GDP ribazoletransferase, whose product MSKGDLEQKHAAAAAFQFLSRFPVKMQLDFVPPLLRESVVYYPLVGAVIGLCVWLGGALTGALLPSFPAAVLTLTLWVWLTGGLHLDGWMDTADGLLSYRTRERMLEIMKDSRVGAMGVIACVLLLMMKAALIADFIARGNWAYGALLILPMIWSRWFMVYAMAAWPNARKDDGLAVLFKGLGERREVQRARSSAVGLTILSGVITWAAVWIFQPDTAMFQVLATENGLGTLPWWLYPVAAIIVVPLAGYVIGKFVAGRISERLGGLTGDTYGAMNELLEAALLTVLSLLQGFFLI is encoded by the coding sequence ATGAGTAAAGGCGATCTTGAACAAAAACATGCGGCTGCGGCCGCTTTTCAATTTCTGTCCCGTTTCCCGGTGAAAATGCAGCTTGATTTCGTCCCGCCATTATTGCGGGAGAGTGTAGTGTATTACCCGCTGGTTGGTGCGGTCATCGGATTATGCGTCTGGCTGGGCGGAGCCCTGACGGGTGCACTGCTTCCATCGTTTCCGGCAGCGGTGTTAACCTTGACGTTATGGGTATGGCTAACCGGAGGCCTTCATCTGGATGGCTGGATGGATACGGCAGATGGGCTACTCAGTTATCGAACCCGTGAGCGAATGCTGGAGATTATGAAAGACAGTCGTGTGGGGGCCATGGGCGTAATCGCCTGTGTCCTGCTGTTGATGATGAAAGCAGCATTGATTGCTGACTTTATCGCACGTGGTAACTGGGCCTATGGAGCTTTGCTCATCCTGCCGATGATCTGGAGCCGTTGGTTCATGGTATATGCCATGGCGGCCTGGCCGAATGCCCGCAAGGACGATGGACTCGCTGTCCTGTTCAAGGGATTGGGGGAACGGAGGGAAGTCCAGCGTGCACGAAGCTCCGCGGTTGGGCTAACCATTCTGTCAGGTGTGATCACATGGGCTGCGGTATGGATCTTCCAGCCGGATACAGCCATGTTCCAGGTACTGGCGACGGAGAATGGATTGGGGACGTTACCATGGTGGCTATATCCTGTTGCAGCGATCATTGTGGTACCATTGGCTGGTTATGTGATTGGCAAATTCGTTGCCGGGCGTATCAGCGAAAGGCTGGGTGGACTTACAGGGGACACATATGGAGCCATGAATGAGCTGCTTGAGGCCGCACTGCTAACGGTACTTAGTCTGTTACAGGGATTCTTTTTGATATAA
- a CDS encoding adenosylcobinamide amidohydrolase — MALPFYNYYSHVQKDQNEYRSSVWPGLFVSAHERHIKASSPSVVTALSSAVYGGGMIELDRIFNIYVDKHYRCDDPPRDIADLLSEWQEQQDQCAGLLTAVRLEHTAIQEYESDEFGLLCCTTAGVSNAARAGSARTVFDAAGNEMSNGTVSQKIGKVSASTYTPGTINIMLWMNGRMTAGAMVNAIQTAVEAKAAALADFGVADSENALTATGTTTDAIVLAVSLAEVNKPLISYAGTATVMGAAIGRLVYDTIMESLKAAQEWKERNNKQ; from the coding sequence ATGGCACTGCCATTCTATAATTATTATTCCCATGTACAAAAGGACCAAAATGAATACAGATCTTCTGTGTGGCCGGGATTATTCGTCTCTGCACATGAACGGCATATTAAAGCGTCCAGCCCCTCTGTTGTAACAGCACTATCCAGTGCCGTGTATGGGGGCGGCATGATTGAACTGGATCGTATATTCAACATCTATGTCGACAAACATTATCGCTGTGACGATCCACCACGTGATATTGCTGATCTGTTGAGTGAATGGCAGGAGCAGCAGGATCAATGTGCCGGTCTTCTGACTGCCGTTCGATTGGAGCACACAGCGATCCAGGAATACGAAAGTGATGAGTTCGGATTACTTTGCTGCACTACAGCAGGGGTATCCAATGCTGCACGGGCGGGTTCTGCAAGAACCGTGTTTGATGCTGCGGGGAATGAGATGAGCAATGGGACGGTGTCCCAGAAAATTGGGAAGGTTTCGGCATCAACCTATACTCCCGGTACGATCAATATCATGTTGTGGATGAATGGGCGTATGACTGCTGGAGCGATGGTGAATGCCATTCAGACTGCGGTAGAGGCGAAGGCCGCTGCGTTAGCTGATTTCGGTGTGGCCGATTCAGAGAATGCTCTAACCGCAACCGGAACAACAACGGATGCCATCGTACTCGCGGTAAGCCTGGCTGAAGTAAATAAACCGCTTATAAGTTATGCCGGGACGGCTACGGTCATGGGTGCAGCGATCGGCAGGCTGGTGTATGACACGATAATGGAAAGCCTGAAAGCCGCGCAGGAGTGGAAAGAGAGGAATAACAAGCAATGA
- the cobT gene encoding nicotinate-nucleotide--dimethylbenzimidazole phosphoribosyltransferase, protein MNNEQVLEQLMGRIVGPHEAVAAEASAHVDALTKPPGSLGKLEQLVIRLAGITGEARPCFDRRAVIVMAADHGVVEEGISAFPAEVTPQMVLNFLAGGAAVNVLARHAGAHVICVDIGVNADLDHPDLVSRKVRKGTANMAKGAAMTRGEAIEAILAGAEVVSTEVAKGTQLFVTGEMGIGNTTASAAVMCALTGTAPASAVGRGTGVDDIGLQRKAAVVSQALSVNAPNADDALDVLCKVGGLEIAGLTGVILAAAANGCPVVVDGFISTAAALIASHLAPLSAEYMIASHTSHESGHAALLRELGLKPMLDLDMRLGEGTGGVLSLHLIDASCRILNEMATFASAGVSGGTNETQPTESSSASADSSVQGEVSS, encoded by the coding sequence ATGAATAATGAACAGGTGTTGGAACAGTTAATGGGTCGGATCGTGGGTCCACATGAGGCAGTTGCGGCTGAAGCTTCCGCACATGTGGATGCATTGACGAAGCCACCCGGCAGTCTGGGCAAGCTTGAACAGCTAGTTATTCGTCTGGCGGGAATCACCGGTGAGGCTCGGCCTTGCTTTGATCGAAGAGCTGTCATCGTTATGGCTGCGGATCATGGGGTGGTTGAAGAAGGGATTAGTGCTTTTCCTGCTGAGGTAACGCCGCAGATGGTCCTGAATTTCCTAGCAGGGGGAGCGGCTGTCAATGTGCTTGCGCGCCACGCTGGAGCTCATGTGATCTGTGTGGATATCGGGGTGAATGCGGATCTGGATCATCCAGACCTGGTCTCCCGCAAAGTCCGCAAAGGAACAGCCAACATGGCGAAGGGTGCTGCAATGACCCGGGGCGAAGCGATTGAGGCCATTCTTGCAGGAGCTGAAGTGGTCTCCACCGAGGTTGCGAAGGGAACGCAGTTGTTTGTGACCGGAGAGATGGGGATCGGGAATACAACTGCTAGCGCTGCGGTGATGTGTGCATTAACCGGAACAGCACCTGCTTCAGCGGTTGGCCGGGGAACAGGCGTAGATGATATCGGTTTGCAGCGCAAAGCCGCAGTAGTCAGCCAAGCCCTCAGCGTGAATGCTCCGAATGCAGACGATGCACTCGATGTACTGTGCAAAGTGGGCGGACTGGAGATTGCCGGACTGACAGGCGTGATTCTTGCTGCTGCTGCAAACGGATGCCCGGTTGTCGTGGATGGATTTATCTCCACCGCTGCCGCGTTGATTGCGAGTCATCTTGCTCCGCTCAGCGCAGAATACATGATTGCTTCCCACACATCGCATGAAAGTGGACATGCAGCGTTGCTGCGTGAACTGGGCCTGAAGCCCATGCTGGATCTGGACATGCGACTGGGTGAAGGTACCGGAGGCGTGCTTAGTCTTCATCTGATTGATGCGTCATGCCGCATTTTGAACGAGATGGCGACATTTGCAAGTGCGGGTGTATCTGGTGGCACGAACGAGACTCAACCTACGGAGTCTTCATCAGCTTCTGCTGATTCCTCTGTACAAGGAGAGGTATCATCATGA
- a CDS encoding ABC transporter substrate-binding protein, protein MNTMNFKTWKGVASLLSAAMLALTLAGCGTTTNEGTGTSQPAQEQSQEQAKTDLKTQYPLTVTDATGESFTFDKAPAKIVSVSPAETESLFALGLDEQIVGVSDYDDYPEAATKKPKMGGITKPNEESIIAAEADIVFTGISMSKESVKKLRDLGITIFKTDPKSVDDVMNNIETFGKITDHQEKAQEITTQMKQDVADVTEAVKAVKPEEKKKVYVEFSPGWTVGKGEFMDELITLAGGNNVASDLTGWNQINEENIIASNPDVILYANDVVEDNKTLDQIIKARSGWDQITAVKNDAVIGLDANLLSRPGPRVTQGLKEVAKAIYPDLFK, encoded by the coding sequence ATGAACACAATGAATTTCAAGACATGGAAAGGCGTAGCGTCACTGCTGAGCGCAGCGATGCTGGCACTGACGTTGGCCGGATGTGGTACAACAACAAACGAGGGTACAGGAACCTCGCAACCTGCACAGGAGCAATCCCAGGAACAGGCTAAAACAGATCTCAAAACTCAATATCCACTCACGGTTACAGATGCTACGGGTGAATCATTTACCTTTGACAAAGCACCAGCCAAAATCGTATCCGTATCTCCGGCTGAAACGGAATCCCTGTTCGCACTCGGATTGGACGAGCAGATCGTAGGGGTATCCGACTATGACGATTATCCGGAAGCAGCAACAAAGAAACCAAAAATGGGCGGCATAACAAAGCCTAATGAAGAGTCGATCATTGCAGCTGAAGCTGACATCGTATTTACAGGTATCTCGATGAGCAAAGAGTCGGTGAAGAAACTGCGCGATCTGGGCATTACCATTTTCAAAACAGATCCTAAATCAGTGGATGATGTGATGAACAACATTGAAACATTTGGTAAAATCACGGATCATCAGGAAAAAGCACAGGAGATCACCACCCAGATGAAACAGGATGTGGCTGATGTAACTGAAGCTGTGAAGGCAGTTAAACCGGAAGAGAAGAAAAAAGTGTACGTTGAGTTCTCCCCAGGCTGGACTGTGGGTAAAGGCGAATTCATGGATGAATTGATTACATTGGCCGGAGGAAACAACGTAGCATCCGACTTGACTGGCTGGAACCAGATTAATGAAGAGAACATTATTGCCTCTAATCCAGACGTCATTCTGTATGCGAACGATGTAGTGGAAGATAACAAAACATTGGATCAAATCATCAAAGCACGCAGCGGATGGGATCAAATCACGGCTGTGAAAAACGATGCAGTCATCGGTCTGGATGCCAACCTGTTGAGCCGTCCGGGACCACGGGTAACACAAGGTCTGAAAGAAGTAGCCAAAGCGATCTACCCTGATCTGTTCAAATGA
- a CDS encoding ABC transporter ATP-binding protein: MSTFMKTDLTESRPMIEVTEAGKMYGNHRALHAVDWKVKEGEWWGVVGPNGSGKSTLIQLLAGTEQPNAGSIQIDGRDISSYTRKDLSRMIAVLQQDGLPAISYPVRDVVEMGRYPYQNWLGKETSDGAAVVDKVLEELGLSDMAERPLDALSGGQRQRVALAKVMAQEPRLLLLDEPTTFLDIKYQLQFMELLSAWRQKNHITIVAVLHDLNLAAQFCDHILALRDGTCVGSGTPHSLMTEENIREIFRVSPAMVNHPDNGLPQLLLRREKK, translated from the coding sequence ATGAGCACATTCATGAAAACAGACCTTACCGAGAGCCGGCCGATGATAGAGGTCACGGAAGCTGGTAAAATGTATGGTAACCATCGGGCTCTGCATGCAGTGGACTGGAAAGTCAAAGAGGGTGAATGGTGGGGCGTTGTTGGTCCAAACGGCAGTGGCAAATCGACCCTGATTCAGCTACTTGCCGGAACTGAACAGCCGAACGCAGGCAGCATACAGATTGATGGACGCGACATTTCCTCATACACCCGTAAAGATTTGTCACGTATGATTGCGGTCTTGCAGCAGGATGGTCTGCCGGCCATCTCTTATCCCGTAAGAGATGTTGTCGAGATGGGACGTTACCCTTATCAGAACTGGCTTGGCAAAGAAACGTCGGATGGAGCAGCAGTAGTTGATAAGGTGTTAGAGGAGTTGGGTCTGAGTGACATGGCCGAACGACCTTTGGATGCACTGAGTGGCGGACAACGGCAGCGGGTTGCGCTTGCCAAAGTCATGGCTCAGGAACCCAGGCTATTATTGCTGGACGAGCCAACCACCTTTCTCGATATCAAATATCAATTGCAATTCATGGAGTTATTATCAGCGTGGCGTCAAAAAAATCATATTACAATTGTGGCGGTGCTGCATGATCTGAACCTGGCCGCACAATTTTGCGATCATATTCTGGCGCTGCGTGACGGGACTTGTGTAGGCAGTGGCACACCCCATTCGTTGATGACGGAAGAGAACATCCGGGAGATCTTCCGGGTGAGCCCGGCCATGGTGAATCATCCCGACAATGGATTGCCACAGCTTTTGCTAAGACGAGAGAAGAAATGA
- the cbiB gene encoding adenosylcobinamide-phosphate synthase CbiB, with the protein MAGAWIIVGAYILDRCIGDPRWIPHPVIGMGKAISELERAIRSRADSNQALKRAGVLFPLLIAGGSFALTWGLIYVLGLIHPAVAVVAEVVLIATTIASKGLKDAGMEVYRHLSQQDWPAARRSLGMIVGRDTAHLDEPEVVRGTVETVAENIVDAIVSPLFYALIGGAPLAMAYRAVNTLDSMVGYKNEKYLHLGWASARLDDWANWIPARLTALLLIMGAWFMKLDARGAARMVSRDARLHPSPNSGFPESAVAGALGIRLGGHNVYHGVASFRAYMGEPTRRMEAEDIVRTTRLMFWSAGSFVLLCWLVTFGIWSAGGALLWR; encoded by the coding sequence ATGGCTGGAGCCTGGATTATTGTAGGAGCATACATATTGGATCGCTGCATCGGAGATCCACGCTGGATTCCTCATCCGGTGATTGGTATGGGAAAGGCCATCTCTGAACTGGAGCGGGCGATAAGATCGCGGGCGGACTCGAACCAGGCTCTCAAAAGAGCGGGCGTATTATTTCCCCTTTTGATTGCAGGCGGTTCTTTTGCACTGACTTGGGGATTGATCTATGTGCTGGGTCTTATTCATCCCGCTGTTGCGGTTGTGGCAGAAGTGGTGTTAATCGCAACCACCATTGCCTCGAAAGGTTTGAAGGATGCAGGTATGGAAGTTTACCGCCATCTGAGTCAACAAGATTGGCCTGCGGCGAGACGTTCACTGGGTATGATTGTAGGACGTGATACGGCTCATCTGGATGAACCGGAGGTTGTGCGTGGGACGGTAGAGACTGTGGCGGAGAATATCGTGGATGCCATCGTCTCTCCACTGTTCTATGCCCTGATTGGTGGTGCACCACTTGCCATGGCCTATCGAGCGGTGAATACACTGGATTCGATGGTAGGTTATAAAAATGAAAAATATCTGCATCTCGGTTGGGCGTCTGCCCGTCTAGATGATTGGGCCAACTGGATTCCCGCGCGGCTTACCGCCTTACTGTTAATTATGGGAGCCTGGTTCATGAAGTTGGATGCCAGAGGGGCAGCACGCATGGTGTCCCGGGATGCACGACTGCACCCAAGCCCGAATAGCGGTTTCCCCGAGTCGGCGGTGGCCGGAGCGCTGGGCATAAGACTTGGCGGGCATAACGTATATCACGGCGTGGCTTCATTTCGCGCATATATGGGCGAGCCTACTAGACGGATGGAAGCAGAAGATATTGTACGAACAACACGGCTTATGTTCTGGTCGGCAGGTTCTTTTGTTTTATTATGTTGGTTGGTCACCTTCGGGATATGGTCTGCTGGAGGTGCACTGTTATGGAGATAG